A genomic segment from Glycine max cultivar Williams 82 chromosome 1, Glycine_max_v4.0, whole genome shotgun sequence encodes:
- the LOC100776474 gene encoding uncharacterized protein has translation MAPDRTQFQNMSKKEHESFKEYAQRWRDLAAQVTPFMMERKMITMTVDILQVFYYEKMVGYMPSSFADLVFAGERIEVGLRRGKFVYATSASTSNRRFGVGRAKKKEGDTYAVTSAPIWPKSQQTPHNPTYQYSPHQPNYSANIGNPPNLAPVQQRLPTQPQRPPPQNSFPTQSLPTEITNPSASTNLRRNFPAKKPVKFTPIPMSYADLLPSLINNQMAVVNPGKIYQSPFPQWYNPNATCAYHVDVSGYSIEQSVAFKHKVQSLIDVGWLTFQEDNPNVKTNPLTGHGGSAVNAVEEWEPRGPKRMEDMLTSRRFILEALCEAGMIRLDGNKGDSCLIHLGASHDVETCPMAGELLQGMMDRGLIEVCSARKGEGDVCMQSIHKSSSKPKPLVIHFTRDVATHKPRGFQSVPVKKPTPSPYKSDKVVP, from the coding sequence ATGGCTCCTGATAGAACCCAATTTCAAAACATGAGCAAGAAGGAGCATGAATCCTTTAAAGAGTATGCCCAgaggtggagggatttggcagcACAAGTGACACCCTTCATGATGGAGAGAAAAATGATAACCATGACAGTAGACATATTGcaagtgttctactatgagaagatggtgggttataTGCCCTCTAGTTTCGCAGATTTGGTGTTTGCGGGCGAGAGGATTGAGGTAGGCTTGAGAAGGGGAAAGTTTGTTTACGCCACTTCCGCAAGCACAAGCAATAGGAGGTTCGGAGTGGGTAGAGCCAAGAAGAAAGAGGGAGACACCTATGCTGTAACTTCAGCTCCCATATGGCCTAAATCCCAACAAACCCCTCATAACCCCACTTACCAATATTCCCCGCACCAACCAAATTATTCGGCCAACATCGGAAACCCTCCCAATCTGGCACCCGTCCAACAGAGATTGCCCACTCAACCACAAAGGCCTCCCCCACAAAACTCATTTCCCACACAATCTCTTCCCACCGAAATCACCAATCCCAGTGCAAGCACCAATCTGAGAAGGAATTTTCCAGCAAAGAAGCCTGTAAAATTCACCCCGATACCAATGTCATATGCTGACCTGCTACCATCCTTGATCAACAACCAGATGGCTGTAGTGAACCCCGGGAAGATCTACCAGTCTCCCTTCCCTCAATGGTACAACCCTAATGCGACCTGCGCCTATCACGTGGATGTTTCGGGGTATTCAATAGAGCAATCTGTGGCCTTCAAACACAAGGTACAAAGTTTGATCGACGTGGGGtggctgacatttcaagaggacaACCCAAATGTAAAGACCAATCCTCTCACTGGTCATGGAGGCTCGGCGGTTAATGCGGTTGAAGAGTGGGAACCTCGGGGGCCGAAGCGGATGGAAGACATGTTAACCTCTAGGAGGTTCATTTTGGAAGCACTGTGCGAAGCTGGGATGATTCGCCTTGACGGGAACAAGGGGGACTCTTGTTTAATACATTTGGGGGCATCACACGACGTAGAGACATGCCCAATGGCGGGAGAATTACTACAAGGGATGATGGATAGAGGCCTAATTGAAGTTTGTAGCGCAAGAAAAGGGGAAGGGGATGTGTGCATGCAGTCGATTCATAAGAGCTCGAGTAAGCCCAAGCCATTGGTGATCCACTTCACAAGGGATGTTGCCACACATAAGCCTCGAGGTTTCCAGTCTGTCCCAGTTAAGAAGCCTACGCCTTCCCCTTACAAAAGTGATAAGGTGGTGCCATGA